In Myxococcus stipitatus, the following are encoded in one genomic region:
- a CDS encoding tetratricopeptide repeat protein, with amino-acid sequence MDKNKIIEAAAKLVAKGAYDKAIKEYQKVLEVDPKDIRVLQKMGELYQKKNDNAQAAHFFTKVAESYSSDGFFLKAVALYKQVLKLNPNLLEVNLKLAELHQQLGLMSEAMAYFQIVANHYDKAGDTKASLDTLKKMVDLDPENVASKIKLAELYARENMTREAIQEFKRAAEYLKRNSRGDDWARVAERLSTLEPDNLPLAKELATSYLQRGDQKRALAKLQVCFKADGRDVETLSLLAQAFQGLGQTSKTVSVYKELAKIHQERGRLTEAEAVWTQIEVLDPSDPDLLARRAPAPSAPAPAAPQPMAPQPAPQPAPRAAPQPAPAPAAAAPQPIAPPPPQPAAGLAREQLAKLLTETDVYVKYGLHDKALEHLRKIFSVDPENLDAHEKAYQIYVASGNAAQASEQLLNVLRLCTRAADSTRAQPYLATILQQNPAHPEVPAFLSVLRVEGPVSAAPSSVAVESVGEDAILVDSSDDEVLVAPPPEDALLHPPGDELALATLPSSESDEVIDDEGEASVVSEEALVGEAITSGEHDVFDTPAPEDLAASSMDEMLVSGDDDGMVLTDEPGLASSDDEPLVESADMDAPFAGDEGLSLGDSEDVATSASMAAMSLGDEDDPPPTMVRAPTRALLDEAAPSTFKQPTLVEEASLDVDEIPTRVGIAPLDASMLDGLEDLEQAAPGSEMPSLGDDFEDEEPTASHAVVSLGDTSLEEPELSSGFEAIEDPEPEPEPEAAPEFDTASSFDPAEAETFEEPEQPTPTDFSAEGASEDEEEPAAEECDEASFFLDQGLLEEAREILETVSIAFPGHARASELMERLEALEASGGAAPEEEPLEPVSVPSVQPVTEAAGERDAFDLAAELAGEIDNLGDDTAAAVPAEEDFQYSVEEVFSEFKKSLAKVVKPEDVDTHYDLGIAYKEMGLLDDALHEFEVARQGSVGTKRELDCVTMMGMLHLLRGDASAAVETFREGLASPHASGEAAKALGFELAVAWEAQGEPGKALHHYQRVAAMDAKYRDVGTQVSRLAASTQPEEDPLPTPAPAAVNGAKAHGAAPAAVANPPVPAAGAPKARKVGYV; translated from the coding sequence ATGGACAAGAACAAGATCATCGAAGCCGCCGCGAAGCTGGTCGCGAAGGGCGCGTACGACAAGGCCATCAAGGAGTACCAGAAGGTCCTGGAGGTCGACCCGAAGGACATCCGGGTCCTCCAGAAGATGGGGGAGCTGTACCAGAAGAAGAATGACAACGCCCAGGCGGCGCACTTCTTCACCAAGGTCGCGGAGAGCTACTCCTCGGACGGCTTCTTCCTCAAGGCCGTCGCCCTCTACAAGCAGGTCCTCAAGCTCAACCCGAACCTGCTTGAGGTGAATCTCAAGCTGGCGGAGCTGCACCAGCAACTCGGGCTGATGTCCGAGGCGATGGCGTACTTCCAGATCGTCGCCAACCACTACGACAAGGCGGGCGACACCAAGGCGTCGCTCGACACCTTGAAGAAGATGGTGGACCTCGACCCCGAGAACGTGGCGTCGAAGATCAAGCTCGCGGAGCTCTACGCACGCGAGAACATGACGCGCGAGGCGATCCAGGAGTTCAAGCGCGCCGCCGAGTACCTCAAGCGCAACAGCCGAGGTGACGACTGGGCCCGCGTCGCGGAGCGCCTGTCCACGCTCGAGCCGGACAACCTGCCGCTGGCCAAGGAGCTGGCCACTTCGTACCTGCAGCGTGGAGACCAGAAGCGCGCGCTGGCGAAGTTGCAGGTGTGTTTCAAGGCGGATGGCCGCGACGTGGAGACGCTGTCTCTCCTGGCCCAGGCATTCCAGGGACTGGGGCAGACCTCCAAGACGGTGTCCGTCTACAAGGAGCTGGCGAAGATTCATCAGGAGCGCGGCCGTCTCACCGAGGCCGAGGCCGTCTGGACGCAGATCGAGGTGTTGGACCCCAGCGATCCAGACCTGCTCGCGCGACGTGCTCCCGCGCCTTCCGCCCCCGCTCCCGCCGCGCCGCAGCCCATGGCGCCGCAGCCCGCGCCCCAGCCGGCCCCGCGCGCCGCTCCGCAACCCGCGCCTGCTCCCGCGGCCGCCGCGCCGCAGCCCATCGCGCCGCCACCTCCGCAGCCCGCGGCGGGACTGGCTCGCGAGCAGTTGGCCAAGCTGCTCACGGAGACGGACGTCTACGTGAAGTACGGGCTCCACGACAAAGCGCTGGAGCACCTGCGGAAGATCTTCTCCGTCGACCCGGAGAACCTGGACGCGCACGAGAAGGCGTACCAGATCTACGTGGCGTCGGGGAACGCGGCGCAGGCGTCCGAGCAGCTCCTCAACGTGCTGCGCCTGTGCACGCGCGCCGCGGACTCGACGCGCGCGCAGCCGTATCTGGCGACCATCCTCCAGCAGAACCCCGCCCACCCCGAGGTGCCGGCCTTCTTGTCGGTGTTGCGCGTGGAAGGGCCGGTGTCGGCGGCTCCGTCCTCCGTGGCGGTGGAGTCGGTGGGTGAGGACGCCATCCTCGTGGACTCGAGCGACGACGAGGTGCTCGTCGCGCCGCCTCCCGAGGACGCGCTGCTGCACCCGCCCGGGGACGAGCTGGCCCTGGCCACGCTTCCGTCGAGCGAGTCGGACGAGGTCATCGACGACGAGGGCGAGGCCTCCGTCGTCAGTGAGGAGGCGCTCGTCGGAGAGGCCATCACCTCCGGAGAGCACGACGTCTTCGACACGCCCGCGCCAGAGGACCTGGCGGCGTCCTCGATGGACGAGATGCTCGTGTCCGGCGACGACGACGGCATGGTGTTGACGGACGAGCCGGGCCTTGCGTCTTCGGACGACGAGCCGCTCGTCGAATCCGCCGACATGGACGCGCCGTTCGCGGGTGACGAAGGTCTGTCGCTGGGCGATTCGGAGGACGTGGCGACGTCCGCGTCGATGGCGGCGATGTCGCTGGGCGACGAGGACGACCCGCCTCCGACGATGGTGCGCGCGCCCACGCGGGCGCTGCTCGATGAGGCCGCGCCTTCCACGTTCAAGCAGCCGACGCTCGTCGAAGAGGCGTCGCTGGACGTGGACGAGATTCCCACGCGGGTGGGCATCGCTCCGCTGGACGCCTCGATGCTCGACGGCCTCGAGGACCTCGAGCAGGCGGCTCCTGGCTCCGAGATGCCCTCGTTGGGCGATGACTTCGAGGACGAGGAGCCCACCGCTTCGCATGCTGTGGTGTCGCTGGGCGACACCTCCCTGGAAGAGCCCGAGCTCTCCTCCGGATTCGAAGCCATCGAAGACCCCGAGCCCGAGCCTGAACCCGAGGCTGCTCCCGAGTTCGACACCGCATCCTCCTTCGACCCGGCCGAGGCCGAGACGTTCGAAGAGCCCGAGCAGCCGACGCCGACGGATTTCTCGGCCGAGGGCGCGAGCGAGGACGAAGAGGAGCCCGCGGCGGAGGAGTGCGACGAGGCCTCCTTCTTCCTGGACCAGGGCCTGTTGGAAGAGGCCCGAGAAATCCTCGAGACGGTGTCGATCGCCTTCCCGGGCCATGCGCGCGCCAGCGAGCTGATGGAGCGCCTGGAGGCGCTCGAGGCCAGCGGCGGGGCGGCGCCGGAGGAAGAGCCGCTGGAGCCCGTCTCGGTGCCCTCCGTGCAGCCGGTGACGGAGGCGGCGGGAGAGCGGGACGCGTTCGACCTGGCGGCGGAGCTGGCCGGCGAAATCGACAACCTGGGCGACGACACCGCGGCGGCGGTGCCGGCGGAAGAGGACTTCCAGTACTCGGTGGAGGAGGTGTTCTCCGAGTTCAAGAAGAGCCTGGCCAAGGTGGTGAAGCCCGAGGACGTGGACACGCACTACGACCTGGGCATCGCCTACAAGGAGATGGGCCTCCTGGACGACGCGCTCCACGAGTTCGAGGTGGCGCGCCAGGGGAGTGTCGGCACCAAGCGCGAGCTGGACTGCGTGACGATGATGGGGATGTTGCACCTGCTGCGTGGCGACGCGAGCGCGGCGGTGGAGACGTTCCGCGAAGGTCTGGCGAGTCCGCATGCCTCGGGTGAGGCGGCGAAGGCGTTGGGCTTCGAGCTGGCGGTGGCCTGGGAGGCCCAGGGTGAGCCGGGCAAGGCGCTGCACCACTACCAGCGTGTGGCGGCGATGGATGCGAAGTACCGCGACGTGGGGACGCAGGTCTCCCGGCTCGCGGCGAGTACTCAGCCGGAGGAGGACCCCTTGCCCACGCCCGCGCCCGCCGCGGTGAATGGTGCCAAGGCCCATGGTGCCGCGCCCGCGGCGGTGGCCAATCCTCCGGTGCCAGCGGCCGGCGCGCCCAAGGCGCGCAAGGTCGGTTACGTGTAG
- a CDS encoding ExeA family protein yields the protein MTTYLDFFDLTQEPFSNAPVSRFYYNSAQHSQALTRLMHAVSYMKGLSILVGDIGAGKTTLARRMLDSLPESEYEAALLVIIHSGITANWLLRRIALQLGVENPAQEKLALLSQLYQRLLQIYESGKKAVVLIDEAQMLETRELMEEFRGLLNLEVPERKLISFVFFGLPEIEKNLKLDPPLAQRVAMRYKLEPFTAESTEAYIKHRLRLAGCPRMPFSPEALLAVHEHSSGSPRVINTLCDNALFEAFLARAETVSAELVHRIGKNLGLQGINAAAPGAGEGASAPATSLPRASNNKLDLAEIDRYLEGLGKL from the coding sequence ATGACGACCTACCTCGATTTCTTCGACCTCACGCAGGAGCCCTTCTCCAACGCTCCGGTGAGCCGGTTCTATTACAACTCGGCGCAGCACTCGCAGGCGCTCACCCGGCTGATGCACGCGGTGAGCTACATGAAGGGCCTGTCCATCCTCGTGGGCGACATCGGCGCGGGGAAGACGACGCTGGCCCGCCGGATGCTCGACTCACTGCCCGAGTCCGAGTACGAGGCCGCGCTGCTGGTCATCATCCACTCGGGCATCACCGCCAACTGGCTCTTGCGGCGCATCGCCCTGCAGCTGGGCGTGGAGAATCCCGCGCAGGAGAAGCTGGCGCTCCTGTCGCAGCTCTACCAGCGGCTCCTGCAAATCTACGAGTCCGGCAAGAAGGCCGTCGTCCTCATCGACGAAGCGCAGATGCTGGAGACGCGCGAGTTGATGGAGGAGTTCCGCGGCCTGCTGAACCTGGAGGTGCCGGAGCGCAAGCTCATCTCGTTCGTCTTCTTCGGCCTGCCGGAGATTGAGAAGAACCTGAAGCTGGACCCGCCGCTCGCTCAGCGCGTGGCCATGCGCTACAAGCTGGAGCCCTTCACCGCCGAGTCCACCGAGGCCTACATCAAGCACCGCCTCCGGCTCGCGGGCTGCCCGCGCATGCCGTTCTCGCCCGAGGCCCTGCTGGCGGTGCACGAGCACTCGTCCGGTTCGCCGCGTGTCATCAACACCTTGTGCGACAACGCCCTCTTCGAGGCGTTCCTCGCGCGCGCGGAGACCGTCTCCGCGGAGTTGGTGCATCGCATCGGAAAGAATCTGGGACTCCAGGGCATCAATGCGGCTGCCCCAGGAGCAGGCGAGGGAGCAAGCGCCCCGGCGACGAGCCTGCCCCGAGCGTCGAACAACAAGCTCGACCTGGCGGAGATAGACCGCTACCTCGAAGGGCTGGGTAAGCTCTAG